One part of the Parambassis ranga chromosome 8, fParRan2.1, whole genome shotgun sequence genome encodes these proteins:
- the rgs9a gene encoding regulator of G-protein signaling 9a encodes MTIRTARPNRVQEFRPRMHCLKKLEAFVVEMQDPKNGVKGSDQKLNVTTIPHVLAGNAIIAWIANKMKTTTEEANVFGTMLVAYGYIYPLENHRKLVMCNDASLYRFQAPYFWPSQKWVPQDSDYAIYLAKRNIRKKGMLEPYEEAHYNHLHEWLNHKWDFIVMQAAEQYKAGRDRMKPDRVVFDCQERAFWIVNRPPRRTHSALECVPERLLDPNVEEKISFDQHRRMHIFYQQAIMRSKVKSSVSIGALVKYITTYKNHDPFLAPCLPSNPWQTDNDSYWTLNMRRVEVPTKMRVERWSFSLFELLTDLRGRDDFKVFLKKEFSGENLAFWEAAEELKWGTASSMSAKAETIFKTFLAPGAPRWINIDGRTMGLTVKGLEHPHRYVLEAAQTHVFMLMKKDTFFRYLKSPTYKDIQKKAQNPEAHNFSPAQLEQNACNRSPGIDPIILWQQEEEEKAKAAAASAPVDVKAMMSKIDRKK; translated from the exons ATGACTATAAGAACAGCCCGTCCAAACCGGGTGCAAGAGTTCCGGCCTCGTATGCACTGCCTCAAAAAG CTGGAGGCCTTTGTGGTAGAGATGCAGGACCCGAAAAATGGAGTTAAAGGCTCCGATCAGAAACTCAATGTCACCACCATCCCACACGTCCTTGCTG GTAATGCTATCATTGCATGGATTGCCAACAAGATGAAGACCACTACAGAAG AGGCTAATGTCTTCGGCACCATGTTGGTGGCTTATGGCTACATCTACCCCCTGGAGAACCACAGGAAGTTGGTGATGTGCAATGACGCCAGTCTCTACCGTTTCCAG GCTCCTTACTTTTGGCCGTCACAGAAATGGGTTCCACAGGACTCTGATTATG CCATTTACCTGGCAAAGAGAAACATCCGTAAGAAAGGCATGCTGGAGCCCTACGAAGAG GCACATTACAACCACCTCCATGAATGGCTGAACCACAAGTGGGACTTTATCGTGATGCAAGCCGCTGAACAGTACAA agccgGTAGAGACAGGATGAAGCCTGATCGTGTTGTGTTTGACTGCCAGGAGAGGGCCTTCTGGATTGTGAACAGGCCTCcg CGTCGTACTCACAGCGCTTTGGAGTGTGTTCCAGAGAGGCTTCTTGATCCAAATGTAGAGGAG AAAATCTCCTTTGATCAGCATAGACGCATG CACATATTCTATCAACAAGCCAttatgaggtcaaaggtcaaatccAGCGTGTCGATCGGAGC gttgGTCAAGTACATCACAACCTATAAAAACCACGACCCGTTCCTGGCTCCCTGTCTACCCAGCAACCCCTGGCAAACAGACAATGATTCATACTGGACTCTGAACATGAGAAG AGTTGAAGTTCCCACTAAGATGCGGGTGGAGCGCTGGTCCTTCAGCCTGTTTGAGCTGCTTACCGACCTGCGAGGCCGAGATGACTTCAAGGTTTTCCTCAAGAAGGAATTCAGCG GTGAGAACTTGGCGTTCTGGGAAGCAGCTGAAGAACTGAAGTGGGGCACAGCATCTTCTATGTCAGCAAAGGCTGAGACCATCTTCAA gacCTTCCTGGCCCCTGGCGCCCCCCGTTGGATCAACATTGATGGCAGGACAATGGGCTTGACAGTGAAAGGTTTGGAGCATCCTCACCGCTACGTCCTGGAAGCCGCTCAGACGCACGTCTTCATGCTCATGAAGAAG GACACGTTCTTCCGTTACCTTAAGTCACCCACCTACAAAGACATCCAGAAAAAAGCACAGAACCCCGAGGCTCATAACTTCAG TCCCGCCCAGCTGGAGCAAAATGCTTGTAACCGGAGCCCAGGCATCGATCCCATCATCCTctggcagcaggaggaggaggagaaggccaAGGCCGCTGCTGCCTCCGCTCCGGTCGATGTCAAGGCCATGATGAGCAAAATAGACAGGAAGAAGTAG
- the cog1 gene encoding conserved oligomeric Golgi complex subunit 1 isoform X1, which yields MAEDPALSLRISEIKDPAVLFERYNTEEIRRIERKVRAEIEQKKEELRQMVGERYRDLIDAADTIGEMRQCSESVVQSIQDMQHYCQRLKQGRASGSSCRPESQRQCQEKFYTMASQIKLLLEIPERIWNAMEASQYLQATQLYLLCCHLHSLLQLEAATGGHYSPVLTRYPILVRQVATTGHFRSTILLDSRSLLRGRAVSDQAIAEALVSTMLLEDSSPRQALADFLLARKASIHQLLNKPQHGTGIKAQVCSLVELLVTTLFQAYAVFYLPPEGTHRPGEGALSCGLLFSILENVTSTSAAAKGKRVLQEETSTGSWFRYLPPSITEFQPTLRTLAQPIQREQLRDTLQQWINTCKEDICRGVGSLLVYVNSLKGLAGIRDAVWDLLSTDSISQHWSTVCQRLLEYPLAVWDDFLQQLFLQRLQAITKEETEAISASSVQLLASALRDLEGQTTQSSSGINPGSGRGAQYEVDVASFLWSESPGDLLSDAGWVSVTQRGQQQQGSGLAMKTKALTPCVQNFCSSMDAKLKARLDDLQHYLPSQDTGSDSISATTSSSAPPDSTPASSFNRFTDSPAVEEALREGCLACVQHILSSIRSELPAASPDSSLNHLSSVLFMARLCQSMGELCPNLKLCILGKQSGLEATAAKGTPRQGKKLGKARAATEVSPAQAKWADLKEELLSCSMEAYRIWSSALSKVLLDKFSTALHAESAGTILMTATHWEDLEIQEEAESGNSVTSKIRLPVQPSWFVQLLLFQLCVEVNKVGGHALPRPTLQELMQACLDQALNHYHNLTQQARNREGVFPMTQNRALQCLFDVSYLNTTLGSRQEEGKSSRSHQDHRFHEVSDWLESFIDPFDLDVFTPLLNANLNRMSQRTSVLLGLLTGSEKQFTARSSSVNSQEPYNILPLASSQIRFGLLPLSMSNVRKSKAPSRSSEAPLQLAPQSSTAGSDDSFRPGSLFRQLADQDEDTAAPSLFKLSWLSGMAK from the exons ATGGCCGAGGACCCTGCGCTGTCTCTCCGGATCTCGGAGATCAAGGACCCGGCGGTTCTCTTCGAGCGCTACAACACGGAGGAGATTCGCCGGATCGAACGCAAAGTCCGCGCGGAGATCGAGCAAaagaaggaggagctgaggcagaTGGTCGGGGAACGGTACCGGGACCTGATCGACGCCGCTGACACTATCGGGGAGATGAGGCAGTGCTCAGAGAGCGTCGTTCAGTCCATCCAGGACATGCAGCACTACTGTCAGAGGCTGAAACAAGGCAGAGCCAGTGGGAGCAGCTGCAGACCGGAG AGCCAGAGGCAGTGCCAGGAGAAGTTCTACACCATGGCCTCCCAGATAAAGCTGCTCCTGGAGATCCCTGAGCGTATCTGGAACGCCATGGAGGCGTCTCAGTACCTCCAGGCCACCCAGCTCTACCTGCTGTGCTGCCACCTGcacagcctgctgcagctggaggctgCTACAGGAGGCCACTACAGCCCCGTCCTCACCCGCTACCCCATCTTGGTCCGGCAGGTCGCCACCACCGGACACTTTAG GTCAACCATTCTGCTGGACAGCAGGTCTCTATTGCGAGGCCGGGCGGTGTCAGATCAGGCCATCGCTGAGGCTCTGGTGTCCACCATGCTGCTGGAGGACAGCTCACCACGCCAGGCTCTGGCTGACTTTTTGCTGGCCCGGAAAGCCTCCATCCATCAGTTGCTGAACAAACCACAGCATG GCACAGGGATCAAGGCCCAGGTGTGCAGCCTGGTGGAGCTGCTTGTCACCACTTTGTTCCAGGCCTATGCTGTCTTCTACCTGCCTCCAGAGGGAACCCACAGACCAGGAGAGGGAGCCCTGAGCTGTGGCCTGCTCTTCTCTATTCTAGAGAATGTCACCTCCACTTCTGCTGCAG CTAAAGGAAAAAGAGTGTTGCAGGAAGAGACGAGTACAGGCAGCTGGTTCAGGTACCTGCCTCCGTCCATCACTGAGTTCCAGCCTACCCTGCGCACACTGGCTCAGCCAATCCAGAGAGAGCAGCTCCGGGACACCCTGCAACAGTGGATCAACAC CTGTAAGGAGGACATCTGTCGAGGTGTTGGCAGCCTTCTGGTCTATGTTAATAGTCTGAAGGGACTGGCAGGTATCAGAGATGCCGTGTGGGACCTCTTGTCCACAGACTCCATCAGTCAGCACTGGAGCACTGTGTGTCAGCGGCTGCTGGAGTACCCCCTGGCTGTCTGGGATGATTTTCTTCAGCAGCTCTTCCTTCAGCGCCTGCAG GCCATCACCAAAGAAGAAACTGAAGCCATCTCTGCCAGCTCTGTCCAGCTCCTTGCGTCAGCTCTGAGGGATCTGGAGGGGCAGACCACCCAGTCTTCTTCAGGTATCAACCCCGGTTCTGGACGTGGGGCCCAGTATGAGGTGGACGTGGCCTCTTTCTTGTGGTCAGAGTCTCCGGGAGACCTGCTGAGTGATGCAGGTTGGGTCAGTGTGACCCAGcgtgggcagcagcagcagggaagtGGCCTGGCCATGAAGACCAAGGCCCTGACACCTTGTGTTCAGAACTTCTGCTCTTCCATGGATGCAAAGCTGAAAGCcagactggatgacctccagcACTATCTACCCTCACAGGACACAG GGTCTGACTCCATCTCGgcgacaacatcctcctctgcacCCCCTGACAGCACACCAGCCTCCTCATTTAACCGCTTCACAGACTCGCCAGCGGTGGAGGAGGCGTTACGTGAAGGCTGTCTGGCCTGTGTCCAACACATCCTGTCCTCCATTCGCTCCGAGCTGCCCGCAGCCTCACCAGACTCCAGCCTCAACCACCTCAGTTCGGTCCTATTCATGGCCAGGTTGTGTCAATCAATGGGTGAACTCTGCCCCAATTTGAAGCTTTGCATCCTGGGAAAACAGAGCGGACTTGAGGCTACTGCAGCCAAAGGGACACCGAGGCAGGGCAAGAAGCTGGGTAAAGCCAGGGCAGCCACAGAGGTCAGCCCTGCACAGGCCAAGTGGGCAGacctgaaggaggagctgctcagctgcagcatggaggcCTACCGCATCTGGAGCTCCGCCCTCTCCAAA GTGCTATTGGACAAGTTCAGCACAGCACTGCACGCAGAGTCTGCCGGCACCATCTTAATGACAGCAACACACTGGGAGGACCTGGAGATCCAGGAAGAGGCAGAATCCGGGAACAGTGTCACGTCCAAAATCCGTCTTCCAGTCCAG CCATCTTGGTTTGTGCAGTTACTGCTCTTCCAGCTGTGTGTAGAGGTGAACAAAGTGGGAGGCCACGCCCTTCCTCGGCCCACCCTGCAGGAGCTGATGCAGGCCTGTCTGGATCAGGCATTGAATCACTATCACAATCTCACACAGCAGGCCCGCAACAGG GAAGGTGTATTCCCCATGACCCAGAACAGAGCATTGCAGTGTCTGTTTGACGTTTCTTACCTCAACACCACACTGGgcagcagacaggaggagggcAAGAGCTCCCGATCCCACCAAGACCACAG ATTCCACGaggtctctgattggctggagagCTTCATCGACCCCTTTGACCTGGACGTGTTCACACCTCTGCTGAATGCCAACCTCAACCGCATGTCCCAGAGGACTTCG GTGCTTCTGGGGCTGCTGACGGGCTCAGAGAAGCAGTTCACCGCACGGAGCAGCAGCGTGAACTCCCAGGAGCCGTACAACATCCTGCCGCTTGCCAGCAGCCAGATCAG gttcGGGTTGCTCCCTCTCAGCATGTCGAATGTTCGGAAATCCAAGGCCCCCTCCAGGAGCTCAGAggctcctctccagctg gctcCTCAGTCCTCCACAGCAGGCAGCGATGACTCCTTCCGGCCGGGCAGCCTCTTCAGACAGCTCGCCGATCAGGACGAAGACACAGCAGCTCCTTCTTTATTTAAACTCAGCTGGCTCTCTGGCATGGCCAAATAA
- the cog1 gene encoding conserved oligomeric Golgi complex subunit 1 isoform X2: MAEDPALSLRISEIKDPAVLFERYNTEEIRRIERKVRAEIEQKKEELRQMVGERYRDLIDAADTIGEMRQCSESVVQSIQDMQHYCQRLKQGRASGSSCRPESQRQCQEKFYTMASQIKLLLEIPERIWNAMEASQYLQATQLYLLCCHLHSLLQLEAATGGHYSPVLTRYPILVRQVATTGHFRSTILLDSRSLLRGRAVSDQAIAEALVSTMLLEDSSPRQALADFLLARKASIHQLLNKPQHGTGIKAQVCSLVELLVTTLFQAYAVFYLPPEGTHRPGEGALSCGLLFSILENVTSTSAAAKGKRVLQEETSTGSWFRYLPPSITEFQPTLRTLAQPIQREQLRDTLQQWINTCKEDICRGVGSLLVYVNSLKGLAGIRDAVWDLLSTDSISQHWSTVCQRLLEYPLAVWDDFLQQLFLQRLQAITKEETEAISASSVQLLASALRDLEGQTTQSSSGINPGSGRGAQYEVDVASFLWSESPGDLLSDAGWVSVTQRGQQQQGSGLAMKTKALTPCVQNFCSSMDAKLKARLDDLQHYLPSQDTGSDSISATTSSSAPPDSTPASSFNRFTDSPAVEEALREGCLACVQHILSSIRSELPAASPDSSLNHLSSVLFMARLCQSMGELCPNLKLCILGKQSGLEATAAKGTPRQGKKLGKARAATEVSPAQAKWADLKEELLSCSMEAYRIWSSALSKVLLDKFSTALHAESAGTILMTATHWEDLEIQEEAESGNSVTSKIRLPVQPSWFVQLLLFQLCVEVNKVGGHALPRPTLQELMQACLDQALNHYHNLTQQARNREGVFPMTQNRALQCLFDVSYLNTTLGSRQEEGKSSRSHQDHRFHEVSDWLESFIDPFDLDVFTPLLNANLNRMSQRTSVLLGLLTGSEKQFTARSSSVNSQEPYNILPLASSQIRFGLLPLSMSNVRKSKAPSRSSEAPLQLHF; this comes from the exons ATGGCCGAGGACCCTGCGCTGTCTCTCCGGATCTCGGAGATCAAGGACCCGGCGGTTCTCTTCGAGCGCTACAACACGGAGGAGATTCGCCGGATCGAACGCAAAGTCCGCGCGGAGATCGAGCAAaagaaggaggagctgaggcagaTGGTCGGGGAACGGTACCGGGACCTGATCGACGCCGCTGACACTATCGGGGAGATGAGGCAGTGCTCAGAGAGCGTCGTTCAGTCCATCCAGGACATGCAGCACTACTGTCAGAGGCTGAAACAAGGCAGAGCCAGTGGGAGCAGCTGCAGACCGGAG AGCCAGAGGCAGTGCCAGGAGAAGTTCTACACCATGGCCTCCCAGATAAAGCTGCTCCTGGAGATCCCTGAGCGTATCTGGAACGCCATGGAGGCGTCTCAGTACCTCCAGGCCACCCAGCTCTACCTGCTGTGCTGCCACCTGcacagcctgctgcagctggaggctgCTACAGGAGGCCACTACAGCCCCGTCCTCACCCGCTACCCCATCTTGGTCCGGCAGGTCGCCACCACCGGACACTTTAG GTCAACCATTCTGCTGGACAGCAGGTCTCTATTGCGAGGCCGGGCGGTGTCAGATCAGGCCATCGCTGAGGCTCTGGTGTCCACCATGCTGCTGGAGGACAGCTCACCACGCCAGGCTCTGGCTGACTTTTTGCTGGCCCGGAAAGCCTCCATCCATCAGTTGCTGAACAAACCACAGCATG GCACAGGGATCAAGGCCCAGGTGTGCAGCCTGGTGGAGCTGCTTGTCACCACTTTGTTCCAGGCCTATGCTGTCTTCTACCTGCCTCCAGAGGGAACCCACAGACCAGGAGAGGGAGCCCTGAGCTGTGGCCTGCTCTTCTCTATTCTAGAGAATGTCACCTCCACTTCTGCTGCAG CTAAAGGAAAAAGAGTGTTGCAGGAAGAGACGAGTACAGGCAGCTGGTTCAGGTACCTGCCTCCGTCCATCACTGAGTTCCAGCCTACCCTGCGCACACTGGCTCAGCCAATCCAGAGAGAGCAGCTCCGGGACACCCTGCAACAGTGGATCAACAC CTGTAAGGAGGACATCTGTCGAGGTGTTGGCAGCCTTCTGGTCTATGTTAATAGTCTGAAGGGACTGGCAGGTATCAGAGATGCCGTGTGGGACCTCTTGTCCACAGACTCCATCAGTCAGCACTGGAGCACTGTGTGTCAGCGGCTGCTGGAGTACCCCCTGGCTGTCTGGGATGATTTTCTTCAGCAGCTCTTCCTTCAGCGCCTGCAG GCCATCACCAAAGAAGAAACTGAAGCCATCTCTGCCAGCTCTGTCCAGCTCCTTGCGTCAGCTCTGAGGGATCTGGAGGGGCAGACCACCCAGTCTTCTTCAGGTATCAACCCCGGTTCTGGACGTGGGGCCCAGTATGAGGTGGACGTGGCCTCTTTCTTGTGGTCAGAGTCTCCGGGAGACCTGCTGAGTGATGCAGGTTGGGTCAGTGTGACCCAGcgtgggcagcagcagcagggaagtGGCCTGGCCATGAAGACCAAGGCCCTGACACCTTGTGTTCAGAACTTCTGCTCTTCCATGGATGCAAAGCTGAAAGCcagactggatgacctccagcACTATCTACCCTCACAGGACACAG GGTCTGACTCCATCTCGgcgacaacatcctcctctgcacCCCCTGACAGCACACCAGCCTCCTCATTTAACCGCTTCACAGACTCGCCAGCGGTGGAGGAGGCGTTACGTGAAGGCTGTCTGGCCTGTGTCCAACACATCCTGTCCTCCATTCGCTCCGAGCTGCCCGCAGCCTCACCAGACTCCAGCCTCAACCACCTCAGTTCGGTCCTATTCATGGCCAGGTTGTGTCAATCAATGGGTGAACTCTGCCCCAATTTGAAGCTTTGCATCCTGGGAAAACAGAGCGGACTTGAGGCTACTGCAGCCAAAGGGACACCGAGGCAGGGCAAGAAGCTGGGTAAAGCCAGGGCAGCCACAGAGGTCAGCCCTGCACAGGCCAAGTGGGCAGacctgaaggaggagctgctcagctgcagcatggaggcCTACCGCATCTGGAGCTCCGCCCTCTCCAAA GTGCTATTGGACAAGTTCAGCACAGCACTGCACGCAGAGTCTGCCGGCACCATCTTAATGACAGCAACACACTGGGAGGACCTGGAGATCCAGGAAGAGGCAGAATCCGGGAACAGTGTCACGTCCAAAATCCGTCTTCCAGTCCAG CCATCTTGGTTTGTGCAGTTACTGCTCTTCCAGCTGTGTGTAGAGGTGAACAAAGTGGGAGGCCACGCCCTTCCTCGGCCCACCCTGCAGGAGCTGATGCAGGCCTGTCTGGATCAGGCATTGAATCACTATCACAATCTCACACAGCAGGCCCGCAACAGG GAAGGTGTATTCCCCATGACCCAGAACAGAGCATTGCAGTGTCTGTTTGACGTTTCTTACCTCAACACCACACTGGgcagcagacaggaggagggcAAGAGCTCCCGATCCCACCAAGACCACAG ATTCCACGaggtctctgattggctggagagCTTCATCGACCCCTTTGACCTGGACGTGTTCACACCTCTGCTGAATGCCAACCTCAACCGCATGTCCCAGAGGACTTCG GTGCTTCTGGGGCTGCTGACGGGCTCAGAGAAGCAGTTCACCGCACGGAGCAGCAGCGTGAACTCCCAGGAGCCGTACAACATCCTGCCGCTTGCCAGCAGCCAGATCAG gttcGGGTTGCTCCCTCTCAGCATGTCGAATGTTCGGAAATCCAAGGCCCCCTCCAGGAGCTCAGAggctcctctccagctg CATTTCTGA
- the LOC114440607 gene encoding uncharacterized protein LOC114440607 isoform X1, with product MARRGRTEIREEQREILKSFFREGMTRVGSPIIPKAASATGLEPCVIENWIGNYRRCFKTSSEPRRTKLKLHTRELSPYNLFCRDLLRNKGTMNDIKGRWATLGDDEKQKYFKEAAALRLQGQAEDLSPEMRELKIKKHLKQLKIEVSKLEALGVESSILLFDPQNSSLEVYELRSKGATDLFDAMDGVNDFGLHYKACASAASPSTKDHVDVLIKKVQELFNQKYKEAGGTGRLPYQSLMNQSVTVTAAGLPNGLTLRKPSFYGRNQLETILKHANQISFQISKQKLLYHYFILYHTNIFASICHSDAAQCSTAQELSEDMDAEDERVHTNSP from the exons ATGGCCCGTAGAG GGAGAACAGAGATTCGTGAGGAGCAAAGGGAAATTTTGAAGTCATTTTTTCGGGAGGGGATGACACGTGTTGGTTCACCGATAATACCAAAAGCAGCATCAGCTACTGGTTTGGAACCCTGTGTCATAGAG AACTGGATTGGAAACTACAGAAGGTGCTTTAAAACGTCTTCTGAGCCCCGCCGCACAAAGCTGAAACTCCACACACGCGAGCTGTCGCCATACAATCTGTTTTGTAGGGACCTTCTGAGAAACAAAG GCACAATGAACGACATCAAGGGCAGGTGGGCCACGTTAGGGGACGACGAGAAGCAGAAATACTTTAAAGAAGCTGCAGCCCTGAGGCTACAGGGACAGGCCGAGGACCTGAGCCCTGAGATGAGGGAGCTCAAAATTAAAAAGCACCTGAAGCAGCTAAAGATCGAG GTGTCAAAACTCGAGGCTTTGGGTGTGGAGTCCTCCATTTTGTTATTTGACCCACAAAACTCAAGCTTAGAGGTGTATGAGCTGCGCAGCAAAGGAGCCACCGATTTATTCGATGCAATGGACGGAGTGAACGACTTCGGACTCCACTATAAAG CCTGCGCATCAGCCGCGTCGCCCAGCACCAAAGACCATGTGGACGTACTGATTAAAAAAGTGCAGGAGCTGTTCAACCAAAAGTATA aggagGCTGGAGGAACAGGCCGACTCCCCTACCAGTCTCTGATGAATCAGAGCGTGACTGTAACAGCTGCAGGACTGCCGAATGGCCTTACCCTCAGGAAACCATCTTTTTATGGAAGGAACCAATTAGAAACCATTTTGAAACATGCCAATCAGATTTCATTTCAAATAAGTAAGCAGAAGTTATTatatcattattttattttatatcacacaaacatttttgcTTCAATTTGTCATTCAgatgcagcacagtgcagcacagcacaggaaCTCTCAGAGGACATGGATGCAGAAG ATGAAAGAGTCCACACAAACAGCCCCTAA
- the LOC114440607 gene encoding general transcription factor II-I repeat domain-containing protein 1 isoform X2, which yields MARRGRTEIREEQREILKSFFREGMTRVGSPIIPKAASATGLEPCVIENWIGNYRRCFKTSSEPRRTKLKLHTRELSPYNLFCRDLLRNKGTMNDIKGRWATLGDDEKQKYFKEAAALRLQGQAEDLSPEMRELKIKKHLKQLKIEVSKLEALGVESSILLFDPQNSSLEVYELRSKGATDLFDAMDGVNDFGLHYKACASAASPSTKDHVDVLIKKVQELFNQKYKEAGGTGRLPYQSLMNQSVTVTAAGLPNGLTLRKPSFYGRNQLETILKHANQISFQINAAQCSTAQELSEDMDAEDERVHTNSP from the exons ATGGCCCGTAGAG GGAGAACAGAGATTCGTGAGGAGCAAAGGGAAATTTTGAAGTCATTTTTTCGGGAGGGGATGACACGTGTTGGTTCACCGATAATACCAAAAGCAGCATCAGCTACTGGTTTGGAACCCTGTGTCATAGAG AACTGGATTGGAAACTACAGAAGGTGCTTTAAAACGTCTTCTGAGCCCCGCCGCACAAAGCTGAAACTCCACACACGCGAGCTGTCGCCATACAATCTGTTTTGTAGGGACCTTCTGAGAAACAAAG GCACAATGAACGACATCAAGGGCAGGTGGGCCACGTTAGGGGACGACGAGAAGCAGAAATACTTTAAAGAAGCTGCAGCCCTGAGGCTACAGGGACAGGCCGAGGACCTGAGCCCTGAGATGAGGGAGCTCAAAATTAAAAAGCACCTGAAGCAGCTAAAGATCGAG GTGTCAAAACTCGAGGCTTTGGGTGTGGAGTCCTCCATTTTGTTATTTGACCCACAAAACTCAAGCTTAGAGGTGTATGAGCTGCGCAGCAAAGGAGCCACCGATTTATTCGATGCAATGGACGGAGTGAACGACTTCGGACTCCACTATAAAG CCTGCGCATCAGCCGCGTCGCCCAGCACCAAAGACCATGTGGACGTACTGATTAAAAAAGTGCAGGAGCTGTTCAACCAAAAGTATA aggagGCTGGAGGAACAGGCCGACTCCCCTACCAGTCTCTGATGAATCAGAGCGTGACTGTAACAGCTGCAGGACTGCCGAATGGCCTTACCCTCAGGAAACCATCTTTTTATGGAAGGAACCAATTAGAAACCATTTTGAAACATGCCAATCAGATTTCATTTCAAATAA atgcagcacagtgcagcacagcacaggaaCTCTCAGAGGACATGGATGCAGAAG ATGAAAGAGTCCACACAAACAGCCCCTAA
- the smim22 gene encoding small integral membrane protein 22 — protein sequence MDQKNIQQDFEKQFNDVVSRLQSKQFFQSDWDIASFAVFFIFIGMVLLLVILVLIRCCCCCCCDEDKPRRRKVGIDNMALQP from the exons ATGGATCAGAAGAACATCCAGCAGGACTTTGAGAAGCAGTTCAACGATGTGGTTTCCAGACTGCAGTCCAAGCAGTTCTTCCAGTCTGACTGGGACATTGCTTCTTTTGCAGTCTTCTTCATTTTCATCG GTATGGTACTTCTGCTGGTCATCCTGGTTCTCATccgttgctgctgctgctgctgctgtgatgaagaCAAG CCTCGCAGGAGGAAGGTTGGCATAGACAACATGGCTCTGCAGCCCTGA